In Nisaea acidiphila, the DNA window GCAGGTCGCGATAGACGGTTTCGGCGGGATCGAGCATCTGCTTGTCGCCGAATACCGTGACGAGGGCGAAACCGGCATCCGCGAGGACTTCGCTCAATTCCGGATCGGGCCCGTAGCGGCCAACGAAACCGGCAAGGTCGAAATAGAGCTCAAGCGCCTTCTTCGGTGCGCCTGAGCAGGCCAGATAAGTCGCGAGATTGAAGGTGCCGTTGGCGCGATGCAGCATTGTGTCCGGTCGGCTGTTCGGCACTTCGGCCAACGCACAGAGCGAGCGGTGCAGATGCCGGGCGGCGGTCGTCCGGCCCTCGTCGCAATGGGCCGCGATCCGGTTGGAGATCGCCTTGGCGAGGGTCGAGCGCAGCAGGCGGTCGGTCGGGTGTCCGGCCGCGACGGTGCGGATCTCCTCGAAGGTGCGGTCGGCATCCGCGTCCTTGCCCTGGCGGGTATATTCGAGACAGAGGGTGACAGAGAGTTCGCAATAGCCGCGGCGCATTCCCGGATCGTCCGGATGGCCGCTGGCATAGCGCTCAAGCCGGTTGCGCACGTCCCGTATCGCCGTGATGTCCTTGCGCCGTGCATGGCAGGCGGCCAAACGAAGCGCGCCGCAGATCAGCCGGTCGCGAATATCTGCTGAGCCGCTATGGTCTTCGGCGAGTTCGTACAGGGAATCGTAGCAGGCCGTTGCCCGGGCAATCTCGCGGTCGCTGTCGCCGAAATGGCTGAGTGCGTCCGCAAGTTCTCCGGCTCTGGAGATCGTGGCTTTCCCGGCGTCCTGACCGCCTGGCATGAACCCCTCCGTTTCCGGCCCGGCGCTGCCGGTGCGTCCCTTTTGCCCCATGCACCGCCAGCCCATATAGGATAGCGTACATTCGACCGGTTTTTGTGACAACCAACGGAAAAGCGACAGATGCGAAGGCCTGAATCCACTTGGTTTTTCTTTCCTTCCGGCGGGCAGCGCCTCTTGCGGGGGCTCCATTTGGCGCTTGCCGCCGGGATCGCATTGACGCTTCTGTCCTTCGGACCGGCCTCGGCCCAGACGGTCAGGCAGGTGCCGGCCTCGCGCGAGGATATCCAGTATTCCTTCGCGCCGCTGGTGCGGAAGGTCGGGCCCGCCGTCGTCAATATTTACGCCCGCGCCGAGGTGACCGAGCGACGGATCTCGCCGCTTTTCGACGATCCCTTCTTCCGCCGTTTCTTCGGCGACGTCTTTCCGGGCGAGACCCGCAAGCGGACGGCGCAATCCCTCGGCTCCGGGGTGATCATGCGGGAGGATGGGCTCGTCGTGACCAACGCCCATGTCATCAAGGGGGCGGACGAGATCACCGTTGTACTGGCGGACCGCAGGGAATTCGACGCCAAGATCCTGATTCAGGACGAGCGCACCGATCTCGCCGTGCTCCGGATCGAGACGGACGGCGAAAACCTGCCCTATCTGCAAATCCGCGACAGCGACGAACTTGAGGTCGGCGATATCGTGCTCGCGATCGGCAACCCTTTCGGCGTCGGGCAGACCGTGACGAGCGGGATCATCTCGGCGCTGGCACGGACGGCACTCGGGATCACCGATTACAGCTTCTTCATCCAGACCGACGCGGCGATCAATCCGGGCAATTCCGGCGGGGCGCTGATCTCGATGGATGGCAGGCTGGTCGGTGTGAACACCGCGATCTTCAGCAATCAGAAGGGTAGCGGCGCGGGATCGGTCGGGATCGGATTCGCGGTGCCGTCCAACATGGTTCGCACGATCCTCGAAGGCGTCGACAAGGGCGTGATCATCCGGCCCTGGCTTGGCGTCTCCGGGCAGACCATGACGACGGAGCTGGCTGAACAGTTCGGATTGCCCCGCCCGGTGGGCGTGGCGGTGACCGATGTCTATCCGGACGGCCCGGCGGCAAATGCGGGGATCCGGGTCGGCGATATCGTTCTCAAGGTTTCCGGCCGCGAGATCGTCGACGAGCAGGCCCTGCGCTACCGGGTCGCGACGCGGCCCCTGGAGAGCATCGCCGAAATCGAGATTTTGCGCCGAGGCGAAATCGAGACAGTGAGCGTACCGATGCGGCCGCCGCTCGCACAACCGGCGCCGGACCTGCGCGACCTGAACGGCCAGCACCCGCTGGCCGGGGCCAGGGTCGCCAATCTCTCGCCGGCTTTCGCGCTGGAAAACGATCTGGACGACATGGCGCGCGGCGTCGTGGTGCTGAAAGTCGCGCGGCAATCACCTGCCGCCCGGATCGGACTGCGTCCGGGCGATATCGTGCTTGAGGTGAACGGGGAAAAGATCGATCTGGTTGCGACCCTCGAGCGGGCCATGCTCTCCAGCCAGAATGCCTGGCGCATTTCCATCCGCCGAGAGGGCCAGGTGCTGACGACGGAAATCAAAAGCTGACCGTGGCGAGCCTCTTCGAAGCCGACACGCCGCGGCCGCTCGCCGACCGGCTCCGCCCGCAGACGCTCTCCGAGGTCGTAGGGCAGGATCACCTGCTTGGGCCGGAAGCGCCGCTGGGGCGGATGATGGCGCGCGGGCGTGTCGCCTCGATCCTGCTCTGGGGGCCGCCCGGCTGCGGCAAGACCACCATCGCCCGGCTGCTGGCCGACGGCACCGACATGGGGTTCGAGCCGCTCTCCGCCGTCTTCTCCGGTGTGGCCGACCTGCGAAAGGTGTTCGAGCGAGCGAAGGAACGGCGGCAGATGGGGCGCGGCACGCTGCTTTTCATCGACGAGATCCATCGCTTCAACCGTGCGCAGCAGGATGGCTTCCTGCCCTATGTCGAGGACGGCACCGTGGTGCTGGTCGGCGCGACGACGGAGAACCCCTCCTTCGAACTGAACGCGGCCTTGCTCTCGCGCTGCCAGGTGCTGGTCCTGCGGCGTCTCGACGATGCCGCCTTCGACAAGCTGCTGGCGCGCGCCGAGGAGATCGAGGGGCGCACGCTGCCGCTGACCGAGGACGGGCGCGAGGCCCTGAAGGCTATGGCGGACGGCGACGGGCGCTACCTGCTCAATCTGGCCGAGGAGGTTTTCCTGCTGCCGCCGGAGCCGCTGCTGGGTGCGGCCGAGCTTGCCGGTGCCGTGCAGCACCGGGCCCCGGTCTATGACAAGAACCGGGAGGAGCATTACAATCTCATCAGCGCGTTGCATAAGTCGCTCCGAGGCTCGGATGTCGATGCGGCGCTCTACTGGCTCTCGCGCATGCTCGCGGGCGGCGAGGACCCGGGCTACATCATGCGCCGGCTGACCCGCTTCGCCTCCGAGGATATCGGTATGGCGGACCCGGCGGCGCTGCCGCAGGCGCTCG includes these proteins:
- a CDS encoding Do family serine endopeptidase; translated protein: MALAAGIALTLLSFGPASAQTVRQVPASREDIQYSFAPLVRKVGPAVVNIYARAEVTERRISPLFDDPFFRRFFGDVFPGETRKRTAQSLGSGVIMREDGLVVTNAHVIKGADEITVVLADRREFDAKILIQDERTDLAVLRIETDGENLPYLQIRDSDELEVGDIVLAIGNPFGVGQTVTSGIISALARTALGITDYSFFIQTDAAINPGNSGGALISMDGRLVGVNTAIFSNQKGSGAGSVGIGFAVPSNMVRTILEGVDKGVIIRPWLGVSGQTMTTELAEQFGLPRPVGVAVTDVYPDGPAANAGIRVGDIVLKVSGREIVDEQALRYRVATRPLESIAEIEILRRGEIETVSVPMRPPLAQPAPDLRDLNGQHPLAGARVANLSPAFALENDLDDMARGVVVLKVARQSPAARIGLRPGDIVLEVNGEKIDLVATLERAMLSSQNAWRISIRREGQVLTTEIKS
- a CDS encoding replication-associated recombination protein A, whose translation is MASLFEADTPRPLADRLRPQTLSEVVGQDHLLGPEAPLGRMMARGRVASILLWGPPGCGKTTIARLLADGTDMGFEPLSAVFSGVADLRKVFERAKERRQMGRGTLLFIDEIHRFNRAQQDGFLPYVEDGTVVLVGATTENPSFELNAALLSRCQVLVLRRLDDAAFDKLLARAEEIEGRTLPLTEDGREALKAMADGDGRYLLNLAEEVFLLPPEPLLGAAELAGAVQHRAPVYDKNREEHYNLISALHKSLRGSDVDAALYWLSRMLAGGEDPGYIMRRLTRFASEDIGMADPAALPQALACWDAFDRIGSPEGDLMLAQCVIYLATAPKSNAAYKAAGAAKRSAKSTGSLMPPAHILNAPTNLMKDLGYGKGYAYDHDAPDGFSGANYFPDGMPRERFYNPVERGFEREVQKRLAYFDKLRRQRQQDGTGGDG